Proteins encoded in a region of the Paenibacillus sp. E222 genome:
- a CDS encoding Imm3 family immunity protein gives MTWQYQDLIDEFYLDVEKYKNEYYSHDEAINITFNEFYSENIVDEMERALIYILYAELSLQNPRIYNKTKQVLLHELESIDLNRIRSQIIDGQLNQEQFEEISIRKDEVIKKLKLMPIDSCNQARWYYTEIRNAVSNFYLELVAQNMDSDEIIDQVLSRYKRGCDRTPSVKITVYITLAEILLKNNQTISKEIIDEISGFKMDSINEELSLDELTDLSRAVKNVLE, from the coding sequence ATGACATGGCAGTATCAGGATTTAATAGATGAATTCTATTTGGATGTAGAAAAGTACAAAAATGAATATTATAGTCACGATGAAGCAATTAACATTACTTTCAATGAATTTTATTCTGAAAATATTGTTGATGAAATGGAAAGAGCGCTAATATATATTCTATATGCAGAGCTTTCATTGCAAAATCCAAGGATTTACAATAAAACAAAACAAGTTCTTTTACATGAATTAGAGTCAATAGATCTAAATAGAATTAGAAGTCAAATAATAGATGGACAACTAAATCAAGAGCAATTTGAAGAAATATCAATTCGTAAAGATGAGGTAATAAAGAAGCTAAAACTGATGCCTATCGATTCGTGTAATCAGGCGAGATGGTACTATACGGAAATTAGGAATGCAGTTAGTAATTTCTATTTAGAGCTCGTTGCCCAGAATATGGATAGTGATGAGATCATAGATCAGGTGCTGTCAAGATATAAGAGGGGGTGCGATCGAACTCCTAGTGTAAAAATTACAGTGTATATTACTTTGGCTGAAATACTATTGAAGAATAATCAAACTATTTCTAAAGAAATTATTGATGAAATAAGTGGTTTTAAAATGGATTCAATTAATGAGGAACTTAGCTTAGATGAATTAACAGATTTATCAAGAGCCGTTAAGAATGTATTAGAATAA
- a CDS encoding SUKH-3 domain-containing protein, which yields MVCTQAVTNILSEAGWFAEREIEIKHYVEFLKNDDYNIFERAIQFLKEYGGLKIQFKNPRKLDQYLILNTDPEHAGESIFRELAARYEQHCNESFVILGEIASIDMTWYIGSSGKFYGGNDDFLICLGDNFDEALFHVVSGAKLDMITIDSD from the coding sequence ATTGTATGCACCCAGGCAGTAACAAATATTCTTAGTGAAGCAGGTTGGTTTGCTGAACGTGAAATAGAAATTAAGCATTACGTGGAATTTCTGAAGAATGATGATTACAATATTTTTGAAAGGGCCATACAATTTCTAAAAGAATATGGAGGATTGAAAATTCAATTCAAGAATCCTAGAAAACTGGATCAATATTTAATTTTGAATACTGATCCTGAACATGCAGGAGAATCTATTTTTCGTGAGCTCGCCGCGAGATATGAACAACACTGTAATGAATCATTTGTAATTCTTGGAGAGATCGCCTCTATTGATATGACATGGTACATTGGTTCGTCAGGAAAATTCTATGGTGGCAATGATGATTTTCTTATTTGTTTAGGAGATAACTTTGATGAGGCATTATTTCATGTTGTTTCAGGTGCAAAACTTGATATGATAACTATAGATAGTGACTAA